One part of the Arabidopsis thaliana chromosome 1 sequence genome encodes these proteins:
- a CDS encoding Translation elongation factor EF1A/initiation factor IF2gamma family protein (Translation elongation factor EF1A/initiation factor IF2gamma family protein; FUNCTIONS IN: translation factor activity, nucleic acid binding, GTP binding, translation release factor activity, GTPase activity; INVOLVED IN: translational termination; LOCATED IN: vacuole; EXPRESSED IN: 25 plant structures; EXPRESSED DURING: 15 growth stages; CONTAINS InterPro DOMAIN/s: Translation elongation factor EFTu/EF1A, C-terminal (InterPro:IPR004160), Translation elongation factor EFTu/EF1A, domain 2 (InterPro:IPR004161), Translation elongation factor EF1A/initiation factor IF2gamma, C-terminal (InterPro:IPR009001), Protein synthesis factor, GTP-binding (InterPro:IPR000795), Translation elongation/initiation factor/Ribosomal, beta-barrel (InterPro:IPR009000), Yeast eukaryotic release factor (InterPro:IPR003285); BEST Arabidopsis thaliana protein match is: GTP binding Elongation factor Tu family protein (TAIR:AT5G60390.3); Has 35333 Blast hits to 34131 proteins in 2444 species: Archae - 798; Bacteria - 22429; Metazoa - 974; Fungi - 991; Plants - 531; Viruses - 0; Other Eukaryotes - 9610 (source: NCBI BLink).) yields the protein MDLEAEIRALQLESADENNGVVIPEVHNSHEVENLDKAPEDLKDEVQESIPVPDEQEASEDHDEVMLHPVHNPAKAKEKAAQEKAAKEEAEDVAEANKKRHLNVVFIGHVDAGKSTIGGQILFLSGQVDDRQIQKYEKEAKDKSRESWYMAYIMDTNEEERLKGKTVEVGRAHFETESTRFTILDAPGHKSYVPNMISGASQADIGVLVISARKGEFETGYERGGQTREHVQLAKTLGVSKLIVVVNKMDDPTVNWSKERYDEIEQKMVPFLKASGYNTKKDVVFLPISGLMGKNMDQRMGQEICPWWSGPSFFEVLDSIEIPPRDPNGPFRMPIIDKFKDMGTVVMGKVESGSIREGDSLVVMPNKEQVKVVAIYCDEDKVKRAGPGENLRVRITGIEDEDILSGFVLSSIVNPVPAVTEFVAQLQILELLDNAIFTAGYKAILHIHAVVEECEIIELKSQIDLKTRKPMKKKVLFVKNGAAVVCRIQVTNSICIEKFSDFPQLGRFTLRTEGKTIAVGKVTELLSSVSSA from the exons ATGG ATCTTGAGGCTGAGATCCGCGCATTACAGCTTGAATCGGCAG ATGAAAACAATGGTGTTGTCATTCCAGAAGTTCATAACTCACATGAAGTTGAGAATTTGGATAAAGCACCGGAAG ACTTGAAAGATGAAGTGCAAGAATCAATTCCAGTTCCTGATGAGCAAGAAG CTTCTGAGGATCATGATGAAGTAATGCTTCATCCAGTCCATAATCCAGCGAAAG CTAAAGAGAAAGCTGCTCAAGAGAAGGCTGCCAAAGAGGAAGCTGAAGATGTTGCagaagcaaataaaaagagaCACTTGAATGTTGTGTTCATTGGGCATGTTG ATGCTGGTAAGTCCACAATTGGAGGAcagattctttttcttagtGGTCAGGTGGATGATCGACAAATCCAAAAGTATGAGAAGGAAGCAAAAGACAAAAGTAGAGAAAGCTG GTATATGGCATATATAATGGAtacaaatgaagaagagaggctTAAG GGCAAAACAGTTGAAGTTGGAAGGGCTCACTTTGAAACGGAGAGCACTAGATTCACTATTTTAGATGCTCCG GGGCACAAGAGTTACGTACCCAATATGATTAGTGGAGCATCTCAAGCGGACATTGGTGTGCTG GTGATTTCAGCTCGAAAAGGTGAATTTGAAACAGGATATGAGAGGGGTGGGCAGACACGTGAACATGTTCAACTTGCCAAAACATTGGGTGTCTCTAAACTGATTGTTGTTGTGAACAAGATGGATGACCCAACTGTGAACTGGTCGAAAGAAAG GTACGAtgaaatagaacaaaaaatggTACCGTTCCTGAAAGCCTCTGGCTACAACACAAAGAAAG ATGTTGTCTTCTTGCCTATATCTGGTCTAATGGGCAAAAATATGGACCAGAGGATGGGTCAAGAAATTTGTCCTTGGTGGAGTGGCCCTAGCTTTTTTGAAGTACTTGATTCTATTGAAATTCCGCCACGCGATCCTAATGGTCCATTCAG GATGCCAATTATTGATAAGTTCAAGGACATGGGAACTGTTGTTATGGGAAAAGTAGAATCTGGCAGCATTCGGGAGGGTGATTCCTTGGTTGTTATGCCGAACAAG GAACAAGTGAAAGTTGTTGCTATATATTGCGATGAGGATAAAGTTAAGCGTGCAGGACCGGGTGAGAATTTGAGAGTTCGTATTACTGGCATTGAAGATGAGGACATCctttctggttttgttttatccagCATTG TAAACCCTGTCCCTGCTGTTACCGAGTTTGTTGCCCAACTACAAATCCTTGAGCTGCTTGACAAC GCTATTTTTACAGCTGGTTACAAGGCAATTCTCCACATCCATGCGGTTGTCGAGGAGTGTGAGATTATCGAATTGAAAAGCCAAATTGATCTCAAGACAAGGAAAccaatgaaaaagaaagttttgtttgtgaagaATGGTGCTGCTGTTGTGTGCCGCATCCAG GTTACGAATTCAATTTGTATTGAAAAATTCTCAGATTTCCCTCAACTTGGAAGATTCACTCTACGAACTGAAG GAAAAACAATTGCTGTTGGAAAGGTTACCGAGCTCTTAAGTTCTGTCTCAAGCGCTTGA
- a CDS encoding Translation elongation factor EF1A/initiation factor IF2gamma family protein (Translation elongation factor EF1A/initiation factor IF2gamma family protein; FUNCTIONS IN: translation factor activity, nucleic acid binding, GTP binding, GTPase activity; EXPRESSED IN: 25 plant structures; EXPRESSED DURING: 15 growth stages; CONTAINS InterPro DOMAIN/s: Translation elongation factor EFTu/EF1A, C-terminal (InterPro:IPR004160), Translation elongation factor EFTu/EF1A, domain 2 (InterPro:IPR004161), Translation elongation factor EF1A/initiation factor IF2gamma, C-terminal (InterPro:IPR009001), Protein synthesis factor, GTP-binding (InterPro:IPR000795), Translation elongation/initiation factor/Ribosomal, beta-barrel (InterPro:IPR009000); BEST Arabidopsis thaliana protein match is: GTP binding Elongation factor Tu family protein (TAIR:AT5G60390.3).), which translates to MDLEAEIRALQLESADENNGVVIPEVHNSHEVENLDKAPEDLKDEVQESIPVPDEQEASEDHDEVMLHPVHNPAKAKEKAAQEKAAKEEAEDVAEANKKRHLNVVFIGHVDAGKSTIGGQILFLSGQVDDRQIQKYEKEAKDKSRESWYMAYIMDTNEEERLKGKTVEVGRAHFETESTRFTILDAPGHKSYVPNMISGASQADIGVLVISARKGEFETGYERGGQTREHVQLAKTLGVSKLIVVVNKMDDPTVNWSKERYDEIEQKMVPFLKASGYNTKKDVVFLPISGLMGKNMDQRMGQEICPWWSGPSFFEVLDSIEIPPRDPNGPFRLLTGIDFMNCRMPIIDKFKDMGTVVMGKVESGSIREGDSLVVMPNKEQVKVVAIYCDEDKVKRAGPGENLRVRITGIEDEDILSGFVLSSIVNPVPAVTEFVAQLQILELLDNAIFTAGYKAILHIHAVVEECEIIELKSQIDLKTRKPMKKKVLFVKNGAAVVCRIQVTNSICIEKFSDFPQLGRFTLRTEGKTIAVGKVTELLSSVSSA; encoded by the exons ATGG ATCTTGAGGCTGAGATCCGCGCATTACAGCTTGAATCGGCAG ATGAAAACAATGGTGTTGTCATTCCAGAAGTTCATAACTCACATGAAGTTGAGAATTTGGATAAAGCACCGGAAG ACTTGAAAGATGAAGTGCAAGAATCAATTCCAGTTCCTGATGAGCAAGAAG CTTCTGAGGATCATGATGAAGTAATGCTTCATCCAGTCCATAATCCAGCGAAAG CTAAAGAGAAAGCTGCTCAAGAGAAGGCTGCCAAAGAGGAAGCTGAAGATGTTGCagaagcaaataaaaagagaCACTTGAATGTTGTGTTCATTGGGCATGTTG ATGCTGGTAAGTCCACAATTGGAGGAcagattctttttcttagtGGTCAGGTGGATGATCGACAAATCCAAAAGTATGAGAAGGAAGCAAAAGACAAAAGTAGAGAAAGCTG GTATATGGCATATATAATGGAtacaaatgaagaagagaggctTAAG GGCAAAACAGTTGAAGTTGGAAGGGCTCACTTTGAAACGGAGAGCACTAGATTCACTATTTTAGATGCTCCG GGGCACAAGAGTTACGTACCCAATATGATTAGTGGAGCATCTCAAGCGGACATTGGTGTGCTG GTGATTTCAGCTCGAAAAGGTGAATTTGAAACAGGATATGAGAGGGGTGGGCAGACACGTGAACATGTTCAACTTGCCAAAACATTGGGTGTCTCTAAACTGATTGTTGTTGTGAACAAGATGGATGACCCAACTGTGAACTGGTCGAAAGAAAG GTACGAtgaaatagaacaaaaaatggTACCGTTCCTGAAAGCCTCTGGCTACAACACAAAGAAAG ATGTTGTCTTCTTGCCTATATCTGGTCTAATGGGCAAAAATATGGACCAGAGGATGGGTCAAGAAATTTGTCCTTGGTGGAGTGGCCCTAGCTTTTTTGAAGTACTTGATTCTATTGAAATTCCGCCACGCGATCCTAATGGTCCATTCAG ACTGTTAACCGGAATCGATTTTATGAATTGTAGGATGCCAATTATTGATAAGTTCAAGGACATGGGAACTGTTGTTATGGGAAAAGTAGAATCTGGCAGCATTCGGGAGGGTGATTCCTTGGTTGTTATGCCGAACAAG GAACAAGTGAAAGTTGTTGCTATATATTGCGATGAGGATAAAGTTAAGCGTGCAGGACCGGGTGAGAATTTGAGAGTTCGTATTACTGGCATTGAAGATGAGGACATCctttctggttttgttttatccagCATTG TAAACCCTGTCCCTGCTGTTACCGAGTTTGTTGCCCAACTACAAATCCTTGAGCTGCTTGACAAC GCTATTTTTACAGCTGGTTACAAGGCAATTCTCCACATCCATGCGGTTGTCGAGGAGTGTGAGATTATCGAATTGAAAAGCCAAATTGATCTCAAGACAAGGAAAccaatgaaaaagaaagttttgtttgtgaagaATGGTGCTGCTGTTGTGTGCCGCATCCAG GTTACGAATTCAATTTGTATTGAAAAATTCTCAGATTTCCCTCAACTTGGAAGATTCACTCTACGAACTGAAG GAAAAACAATTGCTGTTGGAAAGGTTACCGAGCTCTTAAGTTCTGTCTCAAGCGCTTGA